A window from Triticum aestivum cultivar Chinese Spring chromosome 6D, IWGSC CS RefSeq v2.1, whole genome shotgun sequence encodes these proteins:
- the LOC123143103 gene encoding MDIS1-interacting receptor like kinase 1, producing MAAARLAVLVVAALAVVLSSVGNVGAAGGDGERGALLALKAGFVDPLGVLGDWKAAGSPHCKWTGVRCNAAGLVDGLDLAGRNLSGKVSADLLRLPALAVLNLSSNAFAAALPRSLAPLSSLQVFDVSQNSFEGAFPAGLGSCAGLVAVNGSGNNFVGALPADLANATSLESIDMRGDFFSGGIPAAYRSLTKLRFLGLSGNNIGGKIPPELGELESLESLIIGYNELEGPIPPELGNLANLQDLDLAIGNLEGPIPPEIGRLPALTSLFLYKNSLEGKIPPELGNASSLVFLDLSDNLHTGPIPAEVARLSNLQLLNLMCNHLDGAVPAAIGDMKKLEVLELWNNSLTGTLPASLGRSSPLQWVDVSSNALIGEIPAGICDGKALAKMIMFSNGFSGEIPAGLASCASLVRLRAQGNRLNGTIPAGFGKLPLLQRLELAGNELSGEIPGTIASSASLSFIDVSRNRLQGSLPSSLFAIPGLQSFMAAGNMISGELPDQFQDCLALGALDLSGNRLLGKIPSSLASCARLVNLNLRHNGLTGEIPPALAKMPALAILDLSSNFLTGGIPDNFGGSPALETLNLAYNNLTGPVPGNGVLRTINPDELAGNAGLCGGVLPPCSGSHGAGLSRARGGSGARLKHVAVGWLVGMVVVIAAFTALFGGWHAYRRWYVVGGAGEYESGAWPWRLTAFQRLGFTCADVLACVKEANVVGMGATGVVYKAELPRARTVIAVKKLWRPAATDGDAVRNLTDDVLKEVGLLGRLRHRNIVRLLGYMHNDADAMMLYEFMPNGSLWEALHSGPPESRTMLTDWVSRYDVAAGVAQGLAYLHHDCHPPVLHRDIKSNNILLDADMQARVADFGLARALGRSGESVSVVAGSYGYIAPEYGYTLKVDQKSDIYSYGVVLMELITGRRPVETAAFGEGQDVVGWVREKIRSNTVEEHLDPLVGGGCAHVREEMLLVLRIAVLCTAKLPRDRPSMRDVLTMLGEAKPRRKSGSSAAAGNVAAVAVAAPVVDKDKPVFSTTLDSV from the coding sequence ATGGCGGCGGCGAGACTGGCGGTTCTGGTGGTGGCGGCACTGGCTGTCGTCTTGTCCAGCGTCGGCAATGTCGGCGCGGCTGGCGGTGATGGTGAGCGGGGGGCGCTGCTGGCGCTCAAGGCGGGCTTCGTGGACCCGTTGGGTGTGCTTGGCGACTGGAAGGCTGCCGGCTCGCCGCATTGCAAGTGGACGGGCGTCCGGTGCAACGCCGCCGGCCTCGTCGACGGGCTCGACCTCGCCGGGAGGAACCTGAGCGGCAAGGTCTCCGCGGACCTGCTCCGGCTGCCGGCGCTGGCGGTGCTCAACCTCTCCTCCAACGCCTTCGCCGCCGCGCTGCCCAGGTCGCTCGCGCCGCTGTCGAGCCTGCAGGTGTTCGACGTCAGCCAGAACTCCTTCGAGGGCGCCTTCCCCGCGGGCCTCGGCTCGTGCGCGGGCCTCGTCGCCGTCAACGGCTCCGGCAACAACTTCGTCGGCGCCCTCCCGGCGGACCTCGCGAACGCCACGTCGCTGGAGAGCATCGACATGCGCGGGGACTTCTTCAGCGGCGGCATCCCCGCGGCGTACCGGAGCCTCACCAAGCTCAGGTTCCTGGGCCTCTCCGGCAACAACATCGGCGGCAAGATCCCGCCGGAGCTCGGGGAGCTCGAGTCGCTCGAGAGCCTCATCATCGGGTACAATGAGCTCGAGGGGCCCATCCCGCCGGAGCTCGGCAACCTCGCCAACCTCCAGGACCTCGACCTCGCCATCGGCAACCTCGAGGGCCCGATCCCGCCGGAGATCGGGAGGCTCCCGGCGCTCACCTCGCTTTTCCTTTACAAGAACAGTCTCGAGGGCAAGATACCGCCGGAGCTCGGCAACGCCTCGTCGCTCGTCTTCCTCGACCTCTCCGACAACCTGCATACCGGCCCGATCCCGGCCGAGGTGGCGCGGCTGAGCAACCTCCAGCTGCTCAACCTCATGTGCAACCACCTCGACGGCGCCGTGCCCGCGGCCATCGGCGACATGAAGAAACTCGAGGTGCTCGAGCTGTGGAACAACTCCTTGACGGGTACCCTCCCGGCGTCGCTCGGCCGGAGCTCGCCGCTGCAGTGGGTCGACGTCTCGTCGAACGCCTTGATCGGGGAGATACCCGCCGGGATCTGCGACGGCAAGGCGCTGGCCAAGATGATCATGTTCAGCAACGGCTTCTCCGGCGAGATCCCCGCCGGCCTCGCGTCGTGTGCGTCGCTGGTGCGGCTGCGCGCGCAGGGCAACCGGCTCAACGGCACGATTCCAGCCGGGTTCGGGAAGCTGCCGCTGCTTCAGCGGCTCGAGCTGGCCGGCAACGAGCTCTCCGGCGAGATCCCCGGCACCATCGCGTCGTCGGCGTCGCTGTCGTTCATCGACGTGTCGCGCAACCGCCTCCAGGGCTCGCTGCCGTCGAGCCTCTTCGCCATCCCGGGCTTGCAGAGCTTCATGGCGGCCGGCAACATGATCTCCGGCGAGCTCCCCGACCAGTTCCAGGACTGCCTCGCGTTGGGCGCGCTGGACTTGTCGGGAAACCGGCTCCTCGGCAAGATCCCGTCGAGCCTCGCCTCGTGCGCAAGGCTGGTCAACCTAAACCTCCGGCACAACGGGCTCACCGGCGAGATTCCCCCGGCGCTGGCCAAGATGCCGGCGCTCGCTATTCTTGATCTGTCGAGCAACTTCTTGACCGGCGGCATACCGGACAACTTCGGGGGCTCGCCAGCGCTCGAGACGCTCAACCTGGCGTACAACAACCTCACCGGGCCAGTGCCGGGGAACGGTGTCCTGCGCACGATCAACCCGGACGAGCTGGCCGGAAACGCCGGGCTGTGCGGTGGCGTGCTCCCGCCGTGCTCCGGGAGCCACGGCGCCGGTCTGTCCCGCGCGCGCGGGGGCAGCGGCGCGCGCCTCAAGCACGTCGCGGTGGGTTGGCTCGTGGGGATGGTCGTCGTGATCGCCGCGTTCACGGCCCTGTTCGGCGGCTGGCACGCGTACCGCCGGTGGTACGTCGTCGGCGGCGCCGGGGAGTACGAGTCCGGGGCGTGGCCGTGGCGGCTGACGGCGTTCCAGCGGCTGGGGTTCACGTGCGCTGACGTGCTCGCGTGCGTCAAGGAGGCGAACGTGGTCGGCATGGGCGCCACCGGCGTCGTGTACAAGGCCGAGCTCCCGCGCGCCCGCACCGTGATCGCCGTCAAGAAGCTCTGGCGCCCagcggcgacggacggcgacgcGGTCCGCAACCTCACCGACGACGTGCTCAAGGAAGTGGGCCTCCTCGGCCGGCTCCGGCACCGGAACATCGTCCGGCTGCTCGGGTACATGCACAACGACGCGGACGCCATGATGCTGTACGAGTTCATGCCCAACGGCAGCCTGTGGGAGGCGCTGCACAGCGGGCCGCCGGAGTCGAGGACGATGCTGACGGACTGGGTGTCCCGGTACGACGTGGCCGCCGGCGTGGCGCAGGGGCTCGCGTACCTCCACCACGACTGCCACCCGCCGGTGCTCCACCGCGACATCAAGTCCAACAACATCCTGCTCGACGCCGACATGCAGGCCCGCGTCGCCGACTTCGGCCTCGCCCGCGCGCTCGGCCGCTCCGGCGAGTCCGTCTCCGTCGTCGCCGGCTCCTACGGCTACATCGCGCCCGAGTACGGCTACACGCTCAAGGTGGACCAGAAGAGCGACATCTACAGCTACGGGGTGGTGCTCATGGAGCTCATCACGGGGCGGAGGCCCGTGGAGACGGCGGCGTTCGGGGAGGGGCAGGACGTCGTCGGCTGGGTCAGGGAGAAGATCCGGAGCAACACCGTGGAGGAGCACCTGGACCCGCTCGTCGGCGGCGGCTGCGCGCACGTCAGGGAGGAGATGCTGCTCGTGCTCCGCATCGCCGTGCTCTGCACCGCCAAGCTGCCCAGGGACAGGCCCTCCATGCGCGACGTGCTCACCATGCTCGGAGAGGCCAAGCCACGGCGGAAGAGCGGGAGCTCTGCTGCCGCCGGTaatgtcgccgccgtggccgtggccgcgcCCGTCGTTGACAAGGACAAGCCGGTTTTCAGCACGACGCTGGACTCCGTCTGA